The following are encoded together in the Roseobacter denitrificans OCh 114 genome:
- a CDS encoding phosphoenolpyruvate carboxykinase → MTHGRVNPDFRLEDQGITGLGTVYYNLIEPDLIQYALARGEGSLGKGGSFLVTTGKFTGRSPKDKHVVKTDSVADTIWWENNREMSPEGFDQLYTDMLAHMEGRDYFVEDLTGGSDPKHAINVRMVTELAWHGLFIRHMLRRPDREDLDDFIADFTVINCPSFQADPAKHNCRSETVIAMNFDKKLILIGGTEYAGENKKSVFTLLNYLLPEKGVMPMHCSANHAVGNPVDTAVFFGLSGTGKTTLSADPARTLIGDDEHGWSDTGTFNFEGGCYAKTISLNPEAEPEIYATTEKFGTVIENMVYDAETKDLDFEDDSLTANMRCAYPLHYISNASQAARGGHPKNIIMLTCDAFGVLPPISRLTPAQAMYHFLSGFTSKVAGTERGVTEPEPTFSTCFGAPFMPRRPEVYGNLLREKIATHGATCWLVNTGWTGGAYGTGSRMPIKATRGLLTAALDGSLADAEFRKDPNFGFQVPVDVTGVPGILLDPRRTWDDAEAYDRQAAKLVKMFSDNFEQYLPFIDEDVRAAAIS, encoded by the coding sequence ATGACACATGGACGGGTAAACCCGGACTTTCGGCTCGAGGATCAAGGGATCACAGGGCTTGGCACTGTCTATTACAACCTTATTGAGCCCGACCTGATCCAATACGCGCTGGCCCGTGGCGAAGGGTCGCTTGGCAAAGGCGGATCGTTCCTTGTCACCACAGGCAAATTCACCGGGCGCTCGCCAAAGGACAAACACGTCGTCAAGACTGACTCGGTTGCCGATACGATCTGGTGGGAAAACAACAGGGAGATGTCACCCGAGGGGTTCGACCAACTCTACACGGACATGCTTGCCCATATGGAAGGGCGCGATTATTTTGTTGAAGATCTGACCGGTGGTTCGGACCCCAAACACGCGATCAACGTGCGTATGGTTACCGAACTGGCATGGCATGGGCTGTTTATCCGCCACATGCTGCGCCGCCCGGACCGCGAAGATCTGGATGATTTCATCGCTGATTTCACCGTTATCAACTGCCCAAGCTTTCAGGCGGACCCCGCCAAACACAACTGCCGTTCAGAAACCGTCATCGCGATGAATTTCGACAAGAAACTCATCCTGATCGGCGGCACGGAATATGCCGGCGAAAACAAGAAGTCAGTCTTCACCCTGCTGAATTACCTGCTGCCTGAAAAAGGCGTGATGCCGATGCATTGCTCTGCCAACCACGCAGTGGGGAATCCGGTGGATACGGCCGTGTTCTTTGGCCTGTCCGGTACGGGCAAAACAACATTGTCCGCCGATCCTGCGCGCACGCTGATCGGGGACGACGAACATGGCTGGTCCGACACCGGCACGTTCAACTTTGAGGGCGGCTGCTATGCCAAAACCATCAGCCTGAACCCCGAAGCTGAACCCGAAATCTACGCCACCACAGAAAAATTCGGCACTGTTATCGAAAACATGGTCTATGATGCGGAAACCAAAGACCTTGATTTTGAAGATGACAGCCTGACAGCCAACATGCGCTGCGCTTACCCGCTGCACTATATCTCCAACGCTTCGCAAGCGGCGCGGGGCGGTCACCCCAAGAACATCATCATGTTGACCTGCGATGCCTTTGGGGTGTTGCCGCCCATCTCACGGCTGACGCCTGCGCAGGCGATGTATCACTTCCTGTCCGGGTTCACATCCAAGGTCGCCGGGACAGAGCGTGGCGTGACTGAACCGGAACCGACCTTTTCAACCTGTTTCGGCGCCCCCTTCATGCCCCGCCGCCCGGAGGTCTATGGCAACCTGCTGCGTGAAAAGATCGCGACCCATGGCGCGACCTGCTGGCTGGTGAACACGGGATGGACAGGTGGCGCCTATGGCACGGGCAGCCGGATGCCAATCAAAGCGACGCGGGGTCTTTTGACGGCAGCACTGGATGGTTCTCTGGCGGATGCCGAATTCCGCAAGGATCCCAACTTCGGCTTCCAAGTGCCGGTCGATGTCACAGGCGTGCCCGGCATTCTGCTTGATCCGCGCAGGACCTGGGACGATGCAGAAGCCTACGACCGGCAAGCGGCCAAACTCGTCAAGATGTTCTCGGACAACTTCGAACAATACCTGCCGTTCATTGACGAAGACGTCCGCGCGGCCGCCATAAGCTGA
- a CDS encoding response regulator transcription factor produces MSKIALVDDDRNILTSVSMTLEAEGFEVETYNDGQAALDAFNRSLPDMAVLDIKMPRMDGMDLLQRLRQKSAMPVIFLTSKDDEIDEVLGLRMGADDYVKKPFSQRLLVERIRALLRRQDAVAGDVVADSEETKVIERGDLRMDPLRHAVSWKGKDVSLTVTEFLLLQALAQRPGFVKSRDQLMDVAYDDQVYVDDRTIDSHIKRLRKKMRSADEEFSAIETLYGIGYRYNEE; encoded by the coding sequence ATGTCTAAGATCGCGCTGGTGGATGATGACAGGAATATTCTGACTTCGGTGTCCATGACGCTGGAAGCTGAGGGTTTCGAGGTCGAGACCTATAATGACGGTCAGGCCGCGTTGGATGCCTTCAACAGAAGCCTCCCGGATATGGCCGTGCTTGATATCAAGATGCCGCGCATGGATGGGATGGATTTGCTCCAGCGGCTTCGGCAGAAATCGGCGATGCCTGTGATTTTTCTCACGTCCAAGGATGATGAGATCGACGAAGTCCTGGGCCTGCGCATGGGCGCAGATGACTACGTCAAGAAACCGTTTTCGCAACGTCTGTTGGTTGAGCGCATTCGCGCGCTCTTGCGGCGTCAGGATGCAGTGGCCGGTGATGTCGTGGCAGACAGCGAAGAAACGAAAGTGATTGAGCGCGGCGATCTGCGGATGGACCCGTTGCGTCACGCTGTGAGCTGGAAAGGCAAGGATGTTTCGCTGACGGTTACGGAATTCCTTTTGCTTCAGGCGCTCGCGCAGCGCCCCGGTTTTGTGAAGTCGCGCGATCAGCTTATGGATGTCGCGTACGACGATCAGGTCTATGTGGATGACCGCACGATCGACAGCCACATCAAACGCTTGCGCAAGAAAATGCGGTCGGCAGACGAAGAGTTCTCGGCGATTGAGACCCTTTACGGGATCGGCTACAGATATAACGAGGAATAA
- a CDS encoding sensor histidine kinase: MTSLSSQEESVAPDDDRATSQKEAQSEKSEARRSRSWMSLRSSPLTRKIITWNLIALVFLFSGIVYLSSSRDALTFQRAASLVTEAELIADVIEVQLPAGAPVNFATGDGIDIGLTLENLDLRRGVEVFVYDRSKTLIANTEGRLSVTPDSAEADRKTYLTDAFRWLWHAVSSPLRNAPDTAQMSLSDKIKPLIDASFEDGTKFRNQSDNSGGTLYTVVTPVLQNGTAIGAVAVVTAAGEIDNLLRGERERVLQMFVIATVVSVGLSLVLASTIANPLADLAAAAEIGRDKNNRKMKPGRIRIPDLSDRPDEIGRLSAALRSMISALYNRIDGNEQFAADVAHEIKNPLASLRSAVGTLRMVKREDQREKLLDVIDHDVRRLDRLVSDISDASRLDSELVKEEAERFDVLVTLTNLGQYLGEDAQSQGIDFITDLPDSPIFVHGLEARLAQVFVNLITNAVSFCEDGDAIRIWARKKDSRVLIVVEDTGPGIPEEALLRVFERFYSQRPDEHFGNNSGLGLAISKQIVEAHGGVIWAENIRPTEADITSEPLGARFVVGLPI, translated from the coding sequence ATGACCTCACTATCGTCCCAAGAGGAGAGCGTCGCGCCGGACGACGATCGGGCGACGTCACAGAAAGAAGCGCAAAGCGAAAAGAGCGAGGCACGCCGCTCACGCAGCTGGATGTCGCTGCGCTCATCCCCTTTGACGCGCAAGATCATTACCTGGAACCTGATAGCCCTTGTTTTTCTATTCTCGGGCATCGTCTACCTGAGCTCCTCGCGCGACGCATTGACGTTCCAACGGGCGGCATCTCTGGTCACCGAAGCAGAATTGATTGCAGACGTCATAGAAGTGCAACTGCCAGCGGGCGCACCGGTCAATTTCGCGACAGGTGACGGTATCGACATAGGTCTGACCCTCGAAAACCTCGACCTGCGCCGTGGTGTCGAGGTTTTTGTGTACGACCGTTCCAAAACGCTGATCGCGAACACCGAAGGCCGCCTCTCCGTCACGCCAGACTCCGCCGAAGCTGACCGTAAAACCTATCTTACCGACGCTTTCAGATGGCTCTGGCACGCTGTATCAAGCCCTTTGCGCAATGCGCCTGACACCGCTCAAATGTCACTGAGCGACAAGATCAAGCCACTGATCGACGCGAGTTTTGAAGACGGAACAAAGTTTCGAAACCAATCCGACAATTCCGGCGGGACGCTTTACACGGTGGTGACACCGGTGCTGCAAAACGGCACTGCCATCGGTGCTGTCGCGGTCGTAACTGCCGCAGGCGAAATAGACAACCTTCTGCGCGGAGAGCGTGAACGCGTGCTGCAGATGTTTGTCATAGCAACTGTCGTGTCCGTCGGATTGAGCCTTGTGCTTGCCTCCACCATCGCGAACCCGCTGGCTGATCTGGCCGCGGCGGCAGAGATCGGCCGCGATAAAAACAACCGCAAGATGAAACCGGGGCGCATCAGAATCCCGGACCTTTCAGACCGCCCGGACGAGATCGGGCGGCTCAGCGCGGCATTGCGAAGTATGATTTCCGCTCTCTATAATCGCATCGACGGGAACGAGCAGTTCGCTGCGGATGTGGCACATGAGATCAAGAACCCGCTGGCGTCCCTGCGATCCGCCGTCGGGACGCTGCGTATGGTCAAACGGGAGGACCAGCGCGAGAAACTCCTTGATGTGATCGACCATGATGTTCGCCGCCTTGATCGACTTGTCAGCGACATCTCCGACGCATCGCGGCTGGACAGCGAGTTGGTCAAGGAAGAGGCAGAACGGTTTGACGTCCTTGTGACCCTGACGAACCTCGGCCAGTATCTCGGAGAGGATGCACAATCCCAAGGCATTGACTTTATTACAGACCTTCCCGATTCCCCAATATTCGTGCATGGCCTTGAAGCGCGGCTTGCGCAGGTCTTTGTCAACCTGATCACCAATGCCGTGTCGTTTTGCGAAGATGGTGATGCGATCCGGATATGGGCGCGCAAGAAAGACAGCCGTGTGCTGATCGTCGTCGAAGACACCGGGCCCGGCATCCCAGAGGAAGCGCTGTTGCGCGTTTTCGAAAGGTTCTACTCCCAACGCCCGGATGAACATTTCGGCAATAACTCAGGACTGGGCCTCGCCATTTCCAAGCAAATCGTGGAAGCCCATGGTGGGGTGATATGGGCCGAAAACATCCGCCCGACCGAAGCGGATATTACCTCTGAACCACTGGGGGCGCGTTTTGTTGTCGGGCTGCCGATCTAA
- a CDS encoding HPr kinase/phosphorylase codes for MSEVSWQMLHATCVDYHAKGVLITGRSGQGKSALALQLMAHGAVLVADDQTEVCAKDGGAFARAPEPTQGMIEARGIGLLNAQTLEKTKVELVIDLDRQEAERLPQLHSRDVCGVMLPCLYHFDAPYFPASILQYLKAGRREPHD; via the coding sequence GTGAGCGAAGTGTCCTGGCAAATGCTGCATGCGACTTGTGTGGATTATCACGCCAAAGGGGTCTTGATCACAGGGCGCTCCGGTCAGGGTAAATCCGCGCTTGCACTGCAGCTTATGGCTCATGGCGCTGTGCTTGTCGCGGACGATCAGACCGAGGTTTGTGCAAAGGACGGCGGGGCATTTGCCCGCGCCCCGGAGCCGACCCAGGGCATGATCGAAGCCAGAGGCATCGGCCTGCTGAACGCGCAGACGCTCGAAAAAACGAAGGTCGAACTGGTGATCGATCTGGACCGGCAGGAGGCAGAACGGCTCCCACAGCTGCACAGTAGGGATGTTTGTGGGGTCATGTTGCCCTGTTTGTATCATTTTGATGCTCCCTATTTCCCTGCCAGCATTCTGCAATACCTTAAGGCGGGCAGAAGAGAGCCGCATGACTGA
- the rapZ gene encoding RNase adapter RapZ, whose product MTDTSTTARRIVFVTGPSGAGRSSALNVLEDAGFEVVDNLPLRLLDAFLDVPSSAQPLALGIDPRNRDFSTTVIVDALGKLTGIPGLAPELLYLDCSTEVLLRRFSETRRRHPLAPVDRPSEGIVRELEMLGPLKARADVLIDTTHLNVHELRAEVEHWFAPGGKRRLSVSVQSFSYKRGLPRSVDMVFDCRFLTNPYWVPELRSLNGTHDLVKKYVTADARFEQFARKVDDLSLLLLPAYRDEGKSYLSIAFGCTGGQHRSVVMAQCHALRLAEEGWQVSIRHRELDLRKNEET is encoded by the coding sequence ATGACTGACACATCAACCACCGCACGTCGCATTGTATTTGTCACCGGACCGTCGGGGGCGGGGCGTTCAAGTGCCCTCAACGTGCTCGAAGATGCGGGTTTCGAAGTCGTGGACAACCTGCCCCTGCGGCTGCTGGATGCGTTCCTCGATGTCCCCTCCAGCGCCCAACCGCTGGCCCTGGGAATTGATCCGCGCAACAGAGATTTTTCAACAACCGTGATCGTGGATGCGTTGGGGAAATTGACGGGTATCCCCGGTCTCGCACCGGAACTGTTGTATCTTGATTGCTCGACCGAGGTGCTGTTGCGTCGGTTTTCGGAAACACGGCGTCGCCACCCGCTTGCACCGGTTGATCGCCCGTCCGAAGGCATAGTGCGCGAGTTGGAGATGCTCGGCCCCCTGAAGGCGCGGGCCGATGTGCTGATCGACACGACGCATCTGAATGTGCATGAGTTGCGCGCTGAAGTGGAACACTGGTTTGCCCCGGGTGGAAAGCGGCGGCTGAGTGTTTCGGTGCAGTCTTTTTCCTACAAACGCGGATTGCCGCGCAGCGTTGATATGGTGTTTGATTGCCGTTTTCTGACCAACCCATACTGGGTGCCCGAATTGCGCAGTTTGAATGGGACGCATGATTTGGTCAAAAAGTACGTGACCGCTGACGCCCGTTTTGAGCAGTTTGCCCGAAAGGTGGATGATCTGAGCCTTTTGCTACTGCCTGCTTATCGCGATGAGGGAAAGTCATATCTTTCAATCGCCTTTGGGTGTACGGGCGGCCAACATCGCTCAGTTGTGATGGCCCAATGCCATGCTTTGCGCCTTGCAGAAGAAGGCTGGCAGGTGTCAATTAGACACCGTGAGCTTGATTTGCGCAAAAATGAAGAGACCTGA
- a CDS encoding PTS sugar transporter subunit IIA, translating into MIGIVIVAHGGLAREYLAAIEHVVGAQSGIEAIAIDADHDRAEKEREICVAADAVDQGHGVVLVTDLFGGSPSNLSLQACVPANRRILYGANLPMLIKLAKSRHKTIPDAVRAALEAGKKYIDSQNISAE; encoded by the coding sequence TTGATCGGAATTGTAATCGTCGCACATGGAGGATTGGCCAGAGAATATCTGGCTGCCATTGAACATGTGGTCGGTGCACAAAGCGGGATTGAGGCGATTGCGATAGATGCAGATCATGACCGGGCCGAGAAAGAGCGTGAAATCTGCGTGGCCGCCGATGCCGTGGATCAGGGACATGGCGTGGTGCTGGTCACCGACCTCTTTGGTGGTTCCCCCTCAAATCTGAGTTTACAGGCCTGTGTTCCCGCAAACCGCCGAATTCTTTATGGGGCAAATCTGCCGATGCTGATCAAGCTTGCCAAAAGTCGGCATAAAACGATACCTGACGCCGTACGTGCCGCACTTGAAGCTGGTAAAAAATACATAGACAGTCAGAATATCAGCGCAGAATAA
- a CDS encoding HPr family phosphocarrier protein, translating to MTKRSLEIVNIKGLHARASAKLVEVVEGFDASAEVSKDGMSASGDSIMGLLMLAASKGSFIEVETDGPDAEALAEALTALVANRFGEET from the coding sequence ATGACAAAACGCTCACTTGAAATCGTGAATATCAAAGGGCTGCACGCCCGTGCCTCTGCCAAACTGGTCGAAGTGGTCGAGGGGTTTGACGCAAGTGCCGAGGTGTCCAAGGACGGGATGTCCGCGTCTGGGGACAGTATCATGGGACTTTTGATGTTGGCAGCATCCAAGGGAAGCTTTATTGAGGTGGAAACAGACGGACCGGACGCAGAAGCGCTTGCAGAAGCGCTCACCGCGTTGGTTGCAAACCGCTTCGGGGAAGAGACTTAA
- a CDS encoding lysophospholipid acyltransferase family protein: MVESSQEFSQDQQAKPVDFQKYDRSAISYASTFEDPWKATFIRVVETFTGRLRILRLVREFERRGAPQGQAFWRAALDVMGIELQTPQNQLDRIPKTGPLIVVSNHPHGMVDGMIFADLIGRVRPDYRILTRSLLTVIDEVAGSYMIPVPFPHDPDAQRKGVAMRAHAMEHLKNGGVVALFPSGGVASSETFFGPAIEGEWNVFTAKMIRRSGATVLPIKFPGQNSRAYQIANQLSPMLRQGLLLHEIVHALNKPQAPIVGHPIDPDEIIKRQDDPRAFMAWLRDHTLSLTD; this comes from the coding sequence GTGGTAGAAAGTTCGCAGGAATTCAGCCAAGATCAACAAGCGAAACCGGTAGACTTTCAAAAGTATGACCGCAGCGCGATTTCCTATGCTTCAACATTTGAAGACCCCTGGAAGGCGACCTTTATCCGTGTCGTTGAGACATTCACCGGCCGGCTGAGAATTCTGCGCCTCGTGCGGGAATTCGAACGTCGCGGTGCACCGCAAGGTCAGGCGTTTTGGCGTGCGGCGCTGGATGTGATGGGGATTGAACTGCAAACCCCCCAGAACCAGCTTGACCGTATTCCCAAAACAGGGCCTTTGATCGTGGTGTCAAACCATCCGCATGGGATGGTCGACGGCATGATTTTTGCGGACCTTATCGGGCGGGTGCGTCCCGATTACCGCATTCTGACCCGCTCTCTTTTGACTGTTATCGACGAGGTCGCAGGGTCCTACATGATCCCTGTGCCCTTTCCGCACGATCCTGATGCACAGCGCAAGGGTGTGGCGATGCGGGCGCATGCGATGGAGCATTTGAAAAACGGCGGCGTCGTGGCTTTGTTTCCCTCCGGTGGCGTGGCGTCGTCGGAGACCTTCTTTGGCCCCGCGATTGAGGGCGAATGGAATGTCTTTACGGCCAAGATGATCCGGCGCTCCGGTGCGACGGTTCTACCGATTAAATTCCCCGGCCAGAACTCGCGCGCCTATCAGATCGCGAACCAGCTTTCGCCGATGCTGCGTCAGGGGTTGCTGTTGCATGAAATCGTGCACGCGTTGAACAAACCGCAGGCACCCATCGTCGGGCATCCGATAGACCCTGATGAGATCATCAAGCGGCAGGATGACCCGCGCGCCTTCATGGCATGGTTGCGCGATCACACCCTGTCGTTGACGGATTAA
- a CDS encoding 3-hydroxybutyryl-CoA dehydrogenase — MEIKSIGIVGAGQMGNGIAHVMALAGYDVMLNDINQETLTAAMETMTRNMDRQVSREKISADAQKDALGRIITTTTLTDLGQTDLVIEAATERETVKQAIFEDLIPHLKPNTILTSNTSSISITRLASRTDRPERFMGFHFMNPVPVMKLVELIRGIATDEETYAACKAVVDRLDKTAASAEDFPGFIVNRILMPMINEAVYTLYEGVGNVQSIDSSMKLGANHPMGPLELADFIGLDTCLAIMNVLHDGLADTKYRPCPLLTKYVEAGWLGRKTQRGFYDYRGDTPVPTR; from the coding sequence GTGGAAATCAAATCAATTGGAATCGTGGGTGCGGGTCAGATGGGCAATGGGATTGCGCATGTCATGGCCTTGGCAGGGTATGATGTGATGCTGAATGACATCAATCAGGAAACACTGACTGCCGCGATGGAGACCATGACGCGCAACATGGACCGGCAAGTCAGCCGTGAGAAGATCTCCGCCGACGCGCAGAAAGACGCCCTCGGGCGGATCATCACGACAACCACACTCACGGATCTGGGTCAGACCGATCTGGTGATCGAGGCTGCGACTGAACGAGAAACCGTCAAACAGGCGATTTTCGAAGACCTCATTCCACATCTGAAACCGAACACGATCCTCACTTCCAACACCTCATCCATCTCGATCACGCGCCTGGCCAGCCGGACAGACCGGCCAGAAAGGTTCATGGGCTTTCATTTCATGAACCCCGTACCCGTGATGAAACTGGTTGAACTGATCCGTGGGATTGCGACAGATGAAGAAACCTATGCGGCCTGCAAGGCTGTTGTGGACCGGCTGGATAAAACCGCCGCCTCCGCCGAGGACTTCCCCGGATTTATCGTGAACCGGATATTGATGCCGATGATCAACGAGGCCGTCTACACGCTGTACGAGGGTGTCGGAAATGTCCAATCCATCGACAGTTCGATGAAGCTCGGCGCGAACCATCCGATGGGGCCCCTCGAACTGGCCGATTTCATTGGCCTTGATACCTGCCTTGCGATCATGAACGTGCTGCATGACGGGCTGGCGGATACCAAATACCGTCCCTGCCCCCTGCTCACGAAATATGTGGAGGCGGGGTGGCTGGGCCGAAAAACCCAGCGCGGGTTTTACGATTACCGTGGCGACACGCCCGTTCCAACGCGATAG